The following coding sequences are from one Bacteroidota bacterium window:
- a CDS encoding NAD-dependent epimerase/dehydratase family protein — MATSDKILVIGSSGQIGTELVQNLRDIYGIDNVVASDVKVTEQAKEGPFEVIDVMNAQGLLEIVKRHKINQVYLLAALLSATAEKMPKFGWDLNMQGLFNVLDLAKEKIIEKVYWPSSIAVFGPNTPSINTPQFTIMEPSTVYGISKQAGERWCEYYFNKYGVDVRSLRYPGLIGWKSAPGGGTTDYAVHIFHEALKSGSYECFLSENTTLPMMYMPDAIKATIGIMQADSQKVKIRSSYNLSGFSFSPKEIALEIKKHLPNFSISYKPDSRQQIADSWPKSIDSSEANKDWGWKPEYDLASMTADMIKNLKK; from the coding sequence ATGGCCACGAGTGATAAAATATTGGTAATTGGTTCATCCGGACAAATAGGTACGGAGCTGGTTCAAAATCTAAGAGATATTTATGGTATTGACAATGTGGTGGCTTCGGATGTGAAGGTGACCGAGCAAGCCAAAGAAGGACCATTTGAGGTGATAGACGTGATGAATGCCCAAGGATTATTGGAAATTGTAAAGCGTCACAAAATTAATCAGGTATATTTATTAGCTGCTCTTTTATCGGCTACTGCCGAAAAAATGCCAAAATTTGGTTGGGACTTAAACATGCAAGGATTATTTAACGTGCTTGACCTGGCGAAAGAAAAGATTATTGAAAAAGTATACTGGCCGAGCTCCATTGCTGTTTTTGGTCCGAATACCCCCAGCATTAATACCCCACAATTTACAATTATGGAACCTAGCACTGTTTACGGTATAAGTAAACAAGCAGGAGAACGCTGGTGCGAATACTACTTTAACAAATATGGGGTGGATGTTAGAAGTTTACGCTATCCGGGCTTAATTGGATGGAAATCGGCACCGGGTGGTGGCACAACTGATTATGCCGTTCACATTTTTCATGAAGCCTTAAAATCAGGCAGTTACGAATGTTTTTTATCCGAAAACACCACACTTCCAATGATGTATATGCCGGATGCAATTAAAGCTACGATTGGTATCATGCAAGCTGATTCTCAGAAAGTTAAAATACGTTCAAGTTATAACTTATCGGGGTTCAGTTTTTCCCCTAAAGAAATCGCCTTGGAAATCAAAAAACACCTTCCGAATTTCAGCATTTCTTATAAGCCAGATTCACGTCAGCAAATTGCCGACAGTTGGCCCAAAAGTATTGATTCCAGTGAGGCAAACAAGGATTGGGGATGGAAGCCGGAATACGATTTGGCAAGCATGACTGCCGATATGATAAAAAATTTAAAAAAATAA
- a CDS encoding toxin-antitoxin system YwqK family antitoxin, whose protein sequence is MKKAFLILFFVACNIAIAQSSVGKDTTNFTDINGKKQGKWIIYNKDLHRECFKDDQKVEEGKYLDSKKTGPWKEYYCNNNVKSVITYENNRPSGYAKMYHENGKIKEEGLWKNNRWVGDYKLYYDNGQVQQAFKFNATGKREGKQEYYYENGQIMIEGNWAEGKEAGVLKEYYENGDVKSEKNFNGGTLDVASVKTYNPKKPIPKASPDVKVEAPPVVAQKNEKDNLGKVFNGEGYWKLYNQNKQVSKDGIFSKNRLMDGKVYSYDSDGILTRIAVYKGGKYVGDAVMEE, encoded by the coding sequence ATGAAAAAGGCTTTCCTAATATTATTTTTTGTTGCTTGTAATATTGCTATTGCTCAGTCATCTGTTGGAAAAGACACAACCAACTTTACCGACATTAACGGCAAAAAGCAGGGCAAATGGATTATTTACAACAAGGACTTGCACAGAGAGTGTTTCAAGGACGACCAAAAGGTTGAAGAAGGAAAATACTTGGATAGCAAAAAGACCGGACCTTGGAAAGAGTACTATTGTAACAACAATGTAAAAAGTGTAATTACCTACGAAAACAATCGCCCAAGCGGATACGCTAAAATGTATCACGAAAATGGTAAGATTAAAGAAGAAGGTCTTTGGAAAAACAACCGTTGGGTTGGCGATTACAAACTATATTACGATAACGGACAAGTTCAACAAGCATTTAAATTTAATGCTACCGGAAAACGCGAAGGAAAACAAGAATACTACTACGAGAACGGTCAAATTATGATCGAAGGAAATTGGGCAGAAGGAAAAGAAGCTGGTGTTTTGAAAGAATACTACGAAAACGGGGATGTAAAATCTGAGAAAAACTTTAATGGCGGAACATTGGATGTTGCTTCTGTTAAAACCTACAACCCAAAGAAACCTATCCCGAAAGCTTCTCCGGATGTAAAAGTGGAAGCACCTCCAGTTGTTGCTCAAAAGAATGAAAAAGACAACTTGGGTAAAGTGTTTAACGGTGAAGGATACTGGAAACTTTACAACCAAAACAAACAAGTTTCTAAAGACGGAATTTTTAGCAAAAATCGTTTAATGGATGGTAAAGTTTACTCATACGATAGCGATGGAATCTTAACCAGAATTGCAGTATACAAAGGCGGAAAATACGTTGGAGATGCTGTAATGGAAGAATAA
- a CDS encoding rhodanese-related sulfurtransferase, which produces MLLQNRVNKKELKKRIQEETIKRITVSFYRYVIIDNPQELRDALFEQWNNLKILGRIYVAKEGINAQMSVPEENWEIFKYNLHKNSLFAGIPFKIAVEDDGKSFYKLTIKVRPKIVADGLDDNAFDVTNVGNHLTAKEFNAAMENPDTIIVDMRNHYESEVGKFLGAITPDADTFREELPMVIEELKDKKDKKILMYCTGGVRCEKASAYLKHHGFTDVNQLHGGVIDYVRQIKAEGLESKFIGKNFVFDERVGERITEDVIAECHQCGKPCDTHVNCANDDCHLLFIQCDECAEKMKGCCTPECVHIASLPVEEQRALRKGRKKEDCLSVYKSRLRPNLKEVLEKRDLKIE; this is translated from the coding sequence ATGTTACTGCAAAACAGAGTTAACAAAAAGGAGCTTAAAAAACGAATTCAGGAAGAAACCATTAAACGGATAACTGTTTCGTTTTACCGCTACGTAATTATCGACAACCCACAAGAACTTCGTGATGCTCTGTTTGAGCAATGGAATAATCTGAAAATTCTCGGACGCATTTATGTTGCCAAGGAAGGGATTAATGCACAAATGAGTGTGCCCGAAGAAAATTGGGAAATATTTAAATACAACCTTCATAAAAATTCCTTGTTTGCCGGAATCCCTTTTAAGATTGCCGTTGAAGACGATGGGAAATCATTTTATAAACTCACCATTAAAGTGCGACCGAAAATTGTTGCGGATGGATTGGACGACAATGCCTTTGATGTAACCAATGTTGGAAATCATTTAACAGCAAAGGAGTTTAATGCTGCCATGGAAAATCCGGATACCATTATTGTGGATATGCGTAACCATTACGAAAGTGAAGTTGGAAAATTTTTAGGAGCCATTACTCCCGATGCGGATACCTTTCGCGAAGAATTACCAATGGTGATTGAAGAGCTGAAAGATAAAAAAGACAAAAAAATATTGATGTATTGCACCGGTGGTGTGCGTTGCGAAAAAGCAAGTGCGTATTTAAAGCACCATGGATTTACAGATGTAAACCAATTGCATGGTGGTGTGATTGATTACGTGCGTCAAATAAAAGCAGAAGGATTGGAATCGAAATTTATTGGAAAGAATTTTGTATTTGATGAACGCGTGGGTGAACGCATTACTGAAGATGTAATTGCCGAATGTCACCAATGCGGAAAACCTTGCGATACACATGTGAACTGCGCCAACGATGATTGTCATTTATTATTTATCCAATGTGATGAATGTGCCGAAAAAATGAAAGGCTGCTGCACACCTGAATGTGTTCATATTGCTTCACTTCCTGTAGAAGAACAAAGAGCATTACGCAAAGGAAGAAAGAAAGAAGATTGTCTGTCTGTATATAAAAGTAGATTGCGTCCGAATTTGAAAGAGGTTTTGGAGAAGAGGGATTTGAAGATAGAATAA